The genomic region tttcagaggacagtaaatctATACTGCTATACAAGGAGCACATTGACTACTCTAAAATATATCCAAgtttcatttctatagtattgtcccttgagaagataaactaaaatggttgctgaaatgtgaggggtgtactcacttttgtgagatactgcACAGCAATGCTACAGAAGAAGGTTGAGGAGTAGAAGAAATTACACTAAAACTTAACTGGTTTCCTTGTTTTGAATGTGGCAGGTTTGAGatgggtgaaaaaaaaaaaaaactttttaatggaaaaaaacgGTAACGAAATGTGTGTAGTgtatgacataatttttgtttttgggtgaactattcctatTCACAATCAGGGTTGATAACCCAAAAGTCACATGTTTAAAGGGGTGGCTTGTGAATCAGAGGGCCTCAGCAAATGTCATAAATATAAATTGTAGAAActgttcttaaaaaaaaaaaaaaaagaatagttATCAAGTAAATTGCAAATGACTGTAAGAGTCATGTAAATTCATTGGTTAAAGTGGGAACCCTGATGAACATTCAGCTTCATTATTTATAACTAAAATagttacttattttattttctgaacACTCTAATGTACTAATTTctgtacattaaaaaaaaaatgaaaacaaaacttatTAGATTAACTTATTAATCAAACTTATTACCAGTGGAAACTTAATAGCCTACATGGGGTGGGGCATTCGAATATTGTGGGCAATGTTAAAGTCaaaaaggttgggaaccactgttttAGAGGAACGTCATATGATTAGTATgtcactaaaataaaaatagtctgTTATGTATTTTACTACACAATAATGGCCAAAAGATTCATATACTAGACAGTACTGACAAACAGAAATGCATCTCCTTTTGTTCATTCTTCCAATGACAGCTGGTTAAAAGAATGGAAATTAAGGGCAGACAGTGAGGAGAGGAGAAGACGACAAGAAGAAATGAGGATGAAAGAAGAAAACAGTAATGGTATGTAACTGCCAGAGCACTTGCAGTTTTTGCAAtagaatataatattattatcataataattaaatattatatttgtcaAGCCTGTATTGTTCTGTAACTGAGAAATATGTGTAAACTTCTATTCTGGTAGAGTCATGGGACTGTGGTGATTTTGAGGGTGATACTGTATCCATAGACCATGAGAAGGACCTGTGTAACACAGTGCTCATGATCGGTCCATCCGGAGTGGGCAAAACAGCTGCTGTTTATGCCTGTGCACAGGAGCTGGGATTTAAGGTCAGTGcaatatgttttcattttatcaGAGTGTTTATCACAATAAGCGTAATCTTGGCTGTCTGTTAAACCTGCCTTAATGACGTCTTCCTCTGTTCCTTGGTCACACAGGTGTTTGAGGTGAATAGTTCAGTCCTGCGCTGTGGTCGTCTCATCCTCTCCCAGCTGACAGAAGCGACTCAGTCTCATCAGGTGGACATACAGAAAATTAAAACCCTCAAACCTGAAATCATTAACCAAAGCAAAATAAAACCTGCTCCACCTTGTGAGTGAACGTCTTAGTTTACAATATGAATTTTTGGTTCATCAGTTGATATTGTCTTGCACAAAATTTCTCATGGATTCTCAAATGGATGACCAATATGAGTGAAAGGGGATAGTCATATAATTAATGCTGTTTATTCAAACTGAATAATTTTGAAATCATTGACTACATTTCCCCTTTTTTCACAGGCGATGAAGCCAATAGAAAGGTTACTTCATCTAAGGGCACTTCAAATTCTCCTAGTGCTTCCTGTCTAAGTGGTAAATCACAACCAGTAAAACTCACTCGTTTCTTCAAGTTGAGTAGCAAAAAATCTGTAGGTAAAACCTCTGATGGTCCTGAACGCCACATTCATGGTAAGTGTACTACGTTAATTAAGCCATGTTTTACAAGAACATGTAAAATGGGCCTGTTTCGCTAAACCATTTCAAAGATATATCTGCTTTGTCTGGGTAAAATAAGTAAGCATTGTATTGTATAAGCATTCTATAATATCTGAAGAATAATAATGGAGCATGAACTAGatacttttataaatatgaacaattgtcattattattttggattacaatcaggTCTCATTTACTAAttagttaaaggcacaatatgtaagatttttggattaaaatatccaaaaaccactagaacaatgttatatattttgttgacttgtgtacttgcatgtttccaagaatgtttaaatccagagagaTAAGCAATATTAACCAGGACACAGACCGTGTCCGTgctcgcctatcaatgacatcatacccacgTTATCCTctgtttccggttttattttgtagaaaccatggaaataccacagatgctttaatataatatgtgttttattagacaggtgagcaactgtttggatggatacatttatcaacagaaaactaattatgttatatagctcaacacagtaagtcttattgtttaaatctcgttttcttgatttacagggagtaccatgttttaccatgcctaatatcggtctagcttactgcagtgtgcaaaaAGTGTTTCATAGTAACTGCTGAGTGAACGCTAGGGGTGGGACGGTTCAGATTTCTCACGGTTCGGTTTGTATCACGGTTTTAGTGTCACGGTTTCGGTACagttcggtatgtgctatgtttagtaaaaaaaataggACAATTGTACAAATAGGACAAACaagaaacagcacaaataaatacatgagagctaagatacaaataaaataaacaatgctttATAGGTTTATGTATTAAcaatagttttcaggtacagaaactgaataaagtaatcaaatataaaacaacGCTGCATATAAACTTTGTTGAATAgttaaataaagatgaaacaATATTTAAGTTACAAAATCTATTCAGTCAAGGGTGATTTCTCCATGCTTTGTTCgaataacattaaaacacagaGTAGGAATATTAGACTGCTTTCCCTTGAAGACATAATTCAAAGATCCAGTACACtgatactgatacacatgcgttgtctgtctctttctccttaagacataacctactatgtttgttaggatactcgctaagatgggcattttgacataatttttgtgtgaatttgtccgtttAGGTGCAAGACTCGAAAGATAATTTGAGAGTATTTGTGCGCTGTGACGCGGCTCTCCATGAACGAGCTTCAGATGAGCGCACACACAAATCTCCTCACAGCGtgcgcgagttctctttcgtgtcttacggatgaatgtttaaattggcaaggtttaaatgagtttagtttgaacacagatagcaacgtgagatgttcaggtctcacctgcgctcgcgtTGCGCACCATCAACACCTGGGTGAtcacggcgtaaatgactggtcaTAGAGCTTTCGGCACGtcattgaacatttgtttacaaCGAGTGACAGTTTTGTCCACGTTCATTGTTGTTGTAACGTATTGGGAAACTAGAATgctcgactgaaacatacattagccGAATCCATCTGTTTTGCACGTTGTTTtcaacaaaccatattatagaTGCGTCATCagagatataatttttttttcatttaacgaacgcagagtagcactataacaactttcaacacgtGTGTCTCGCTCGTCTAGCAATTACTCCAACGGCCTCGTTTCTGCTCGCACAGCACTCGCcttgctctgcttcatactacagtaatgttaataatctgattagtataataatgttattatagaataataatgattaggatttctgcccgagtcccgttCAGATTCTTTTCCTtaggctgtagacgtgaagagaAGACAACACCTCGCATGATTCCACAAAAtcaaggcatcatcaagctatgcctttgttttgaataagtgacctctagtggcaaaaatgtacatattgtgcctttttaatgtattaacatgaattaacaattagcaatacatttgttattgGCAATTGCATTTGGTATTTataaatctttgttaatgttatttaatacaaatccagctgttcattgatttgttcatgttagtttacagtgcattaactaatgttatcaaatacaacttttgatttgaataacatattagtaaatgttgaaattaacattaactaagattaataaatgctgttgaagTATTTTTAATTCTTAGTTcttgttaactaaagtagttaactgatgttaactaatgaaactttAATGTAAAGTATTACGATTATATTGATTATTCATCACAAATCTGATTACAACAGCTGTCGAACTGAAGCCGGGTAGACTTCAGAGTTCAGGGTCGGGTTTTAAGGACAAGAGAGAAGGAGATAAGGAGTTAACATGTTCTTCTAAAGATCCTACATCAGTCAGGCAGAGCCAAACAATCCCCATGTCACTCATTCTGTTTGAGGAGGTAAAAAGTGAAAGAGACTGCTTTGCAGACTGAGTGAGAGCATCATAAATGCTTTTAATTaactgtttattaaaaaaataacttataaTTAACTAATTTTGCTGATTTAAACTCCTTtctatttgttcatgttttttttaaatgtgctttcaATGTTAAATGTGTCCCCCAGGTTGATGTCATTTTTCCTGAAGATGTTGGATTTCTTGCAGCAATTAGGACTTTCATGAGCACAACCAAAAGACCCATAATTCTAACAACCAATGGTGAGCAACCAATAATTGCATAAAATGCAGATaagtgtttatttgtttgttaaaaTGATGCTTCCTTACAGATCCATTATTTGGTAGAAGACTTAAGGGGCATTTTGATGAAGTCCATTTCCAAACTCCTTCACTggtaagaaaaacatttaaatattcatatttacatattacatattcaaTTATACATATTACACTATTCACAGATATTGTAAGTTACTGTTCACCCTTTTTGTATCACAATGACAATTGTTGATGCAATTGTTTGAATTAGCTCTTATCTTATGgcattaatattattttgattaattgcATAATTATTTTAAGTAATAATATTATGTATCATTTTAAACTCCATCAGCAAACCATCAGGAGCTATCTGCAGTGCATGTGTGTGGTGGAGAACATGAGGACTGATCCAGAAGACATGGCTTTTTTGTTGTGTCAGAATAAGGGGGATATCAGACAGAGTATTCTCCAGCTTCAGCTCTGGGTCTGTAGTGGTGGTGGGAGAACAGAACAACAAATTCTCAAGAACACACTCAAAGTGAGCCAGATTTGCCTTACAACTTATTTTTCTGTACATTCAGTTTTAGAAATGCAAACTGTCATCAGTCTCAAAGTTTTGCATGGTCATGTAATAGATCATTGGgtgttttatgttatgtgtCACTGCACACTTGTGTAGAACCTAAGCATAAAAGTGGATCACACTTTATGCTGCTTTTCTCACAGAGCTTGTAGGCCTCATAGTAATACACCTAATGTGTGTATTCTGTCTTAAATTACACAGTGTGGATCATGGACTGAGCTGGAAAACAGCAGATGTCTGGAGATCCTGGCAGAGAAAACGGGAGGAGGTCTACTGTACTCCAACATCGAAAGACTATTTTCTCCACATTTCACATCTCAATCCTCTCATCATCAAGAGTCAATAAATCCCAAGACTAAAGGAGAAAAGACAGTCAAAGGCTTGATGTTACAAACCTCTGCAAATGTAAATGAGGTTAATCCAGACAGACTCTATATACGCAGAGGACAAAAACATTTGTCATCTTGTGAGCCAAAAAAACTATTCTCAGTTCCTTCAAAGCAAACTAATCATTTGGCCTCAGAAACAGATGTCAATGGACAGGATAATTCACTCATGCTGGTTTTTCAGCATTTGGTGTGCATTGCAAATTTTTTTGACAACATGTCTTTTCTGGATGCTTATTTACAAAGACCATCTCTCAGTGGAACTGGATATTGCAAACCGGAACCTCTTGGCTGGATGGGCGCCACACTGAAGGATAGCTTATTGGACTTACCAAGAGAGGAACAGATTAGACAATGTTTCGAGAATTCCTCACAGATATTGGCCATTGTGGAAGGTTTGGGTTTTCTTCAGTGCCAGACTGAACTCTCTGGGATCTGGATGGAAGCTGTGAGGCTGAAGGAGATGTTGTCTTCAGAGAGATGGGAACAAATTATTTCTGCCCTTTCTCTGCCATCTGACAAAAAAACCCTCAAATTGTGTCACTGCAAATTCTGTGCACCTAGGTATGTGTGTATTAAATGAGTTTACATGAAGCGTTAACTTCATCTCTGTGTGGTGCTACTCTAATATCCTGTGGTGTGTGGTTTTGACTTCTTTTACAGTGGTATCCAGAAGTGCAAGGAAATTATATCCATACTGATCTC from Megalobrama amblycephala isolate DHTTF-2021 linkage group LG7, ASM1881202v1, whole genome shotgun sequence harbors:
- the atad5b gene encoding ATPase family AAA domain-containing protein 5b isoform X1, whose translation is METPFSLPQPTRNKNSSGSVSDRRTCLTNLETDGKCKIQVLPKHNRLKRTKTHKGLENLTDCGNRLTHVTETPESNASCDVILINGKEKLFTDAAIAIDGKDNSVCLPLSSELPTESIRNERRHSQTLQSVSQMQNEVSTKGFMKRNKLALKRMSSNMGVQFVSVPAERERSSSDRSLKPDIDHFAANKEVLSSCLRINTSKGDRLMDQPEVNIGQTPESTKHHDIGQALTFITPRTAQNICKESTNVKILREMMSGWRNEFPNEISSEFLEEIQILNLKFPIHRFLTLLLSKRTKPEESSALEAEKTDYSKHPSASSVQRKRKRELQEQMCDRTYKSPKTNKGSISADKLDFELFSDSLTHSHAKYRNRLSRTSVHLDPWRGCLQRVDVLWTDKYKPQKSREVIGNSASVRQLHSWLKEWKLRADSEERRRRQEEMRMKEENSNESWDCGDFEGDTVSIDHEKDLCNTVLMIGPSGVGKTAAVYACAQELGFKVFEVNSSVLRCGRLILSQLTEATQSHQVDIQKIKTLKPEIINQSKIKPAPPCDEANRKVTSSKGTSNSPSASCLSGKSQPVKLTRFFKLSSKKSVGKTSDGPERHIHAVELKPGRLQSSGSGFKDKREGDKELTCSSKDPTSVRQSQTIPMSLILFEEVDVIFPEDVGFLAAIRTFMSTTKRPIILTTNDPLFGRRLKGHFDEVHFQTPSLQTIRSYLQCMCVVENMRTDPEDMAFLLCQNKGDIRQSILQLQLWVCSGGGRTEQQILKNTLKCGSWTELENSRCLEILAEKTGGGLLYSNIERLFSPHFTSQSSHHQESINPKTKGEKTVKGLMLQTSANVNEVNPDRLYIRRGQKHLSSCEPKKLFSVPSKQTNHLASETDVNGQDNSLMLVFQHLVCIANFFDNMSFLDAYLQRPSLSGTGYCKPEPLGWMGATLKDSLLDLPREEQIRQCFENSSQILAIVEGLGFLQCQTELSGIWMEAVRLKEMLSSERWEQIISALSLPSDKKTLKLCHCKFCAPSGIQKCKEIISILISSKKVCCHNNKPALSMDYLPTLRSICRSERVKEQHSFRHSHYLSSLNLPRSTLELMASDFP
- the atad5b gene encoding ATPase family AAA domain-containing protein 5b isoform X2, with translation METPFSLPQPTRNKNSSGSVSDRRTCLTNLETDGKCKIQVLPKHNRLKRTKTHKGLENLTDCGNRLTHVTETPESNASCDVILINGKEKLFTDAAIAIDGKDNSVCLPLSSELPTESIRNERRHSQTLQSVSQMQNEVSTKGFMKRNKLALKRMSSNMGVQFVSVPAERERSSSDRSLKPDIDHFAANKEVLSSCLRINTSKGDRLMDQPEVNIGQTPESTKHHDIGQALTFITPRTAQNICKESTNVKILREMMSGWRNEFPNEISSEFLEEIQILNLKFPIHRFLTLLLSKRTKPEESSALAEKTDYSKHPSASSVQRKRKRELQEQMCDRTYKSPKTNKGSISADKLDFELFSDSLTHSHAKYRNRLSRTSVHLDPWRGCLQRVDVLWTDKYKPQKSREVIGNSASVRQLHSWLKEWKLRADSEERRRRQEEMRMKEENSNESWDCGDFEGDTVSIDHEKDLCNTVLMIGPSGVGKTAAVYACAQELGFKVFEVNSSVLRCGRLILSQLTEATQSHQVDIQKIKTLKPEIINQSKIKPAPPCDEANRKVTSSKGTSNSPSASCLSGKSQPVKLTRFFKLSSKKSVGKTSDGPERHIHAVELKPGRLQSSGSGFKDKREGDKELTCSSKDPTSVRQSQTIPMSLILFEEVDVIFPEDVGFLAAIRTFMSTTKRPIILTTNDPLFGRRLKGHFDEVHFQTPSLQTIRSYLQCMCVVENMRTDPEDMAFLLCQNKGDIRQSILQLQLWVCSGGGRTEQQILKNTLKCGSWTELENSRCLEILAEKTGGGLLYSNIERLFSPHFTSQSSHHQESINPKTKGEKTVKGLMLQTSANVNEVNPDRLYIRRGQKHLSSCEPKKLFSVPSKQTNHLASETDVNGQDNSLMLVFQHLVCIANFFDNMSFLDAYLQRPSLSGTGYCKPEPLGWMGATLKDSLLDLPREEQIRQCFENSSQILAIVEGLGFLQCQTELSGIWMEAVRLKEMLSSERWEQIISALSLPSDKKTLKLCHCKFCAPSGIQKCKEIISILISSKKVCCHNNKPALSMDYLPTLRSICRSERVKEQHSFRHSHYLSSLNLPRSTLELMASDFP